One genomic window of Brevundimonas vesicularis includes the following:
- a CDS encoding SIMPL domain-containing protein, which produces MRRSFAFALLLASVATPVLAQTPPATIGDRYIPAPWWMRDPVIASVGQVRVEIQANRAFVSASFQSVDRSVAEASRAAADQVRALSQALSAYGADKVRVETSVTTRPLYDQYRDENGVMRDNTRADRVARYQADASVNVTVRDVRLIERVYATIVASRPTSIGQVNFNLEPDNSWKANLQAEAMKDARRRAEAAATNAGATLGRVKIIDPSGRVCQTDVLAGWPSYAASGAGQETTVDDIVVTGARSQARMEYAAPPAPPPPPGGGAPSEAQIEAARLALQPPLQTLTDSACVIYGLN; this is translated from the coding sequence ATGCGCCGTTCATTCGCTTTCGCCCTGCTGCTGGCGTCGGTCGCCACGCCTGTGCTGGCCCAGACGCCGCCCGCGACGATCGGCGACCGCTATATTCCCGCACCCTGGTGGATGCGCGATCCGGTAATCGCCTCGGTCGGCCAAGTGCGGGTGGAGATTCAGGCCAACCGCGCCTTCGTTTCGGCCAGCTTCCAGTCGGTGGACCGCAGTGTCGCCGAGGCCTCGCGCGCCGCCGCCGATCAGGTGCGGGCGCTGAGCCAAGCCTTGTCGGCCTATGGCGCGGACAAGGTTCGGGTCGAGACCAGCGTCACCACCCGGCCGCTCTATGACCAATACCGCGACGAAAACGGGGTGATGCGCGACAACACCCGCGCCGACCGCGTGGCCCGCTATCAGGCCGACGCTTCGGTCAATGTGACGGTGCGCGACGTGCGGCTGATCGAGCGTGTCTATGCGACCATCGTGGCCTCGCGTCCGACCTCGATCGGACAGGTGAACTTCAACCTGGAGCCGGACAACAGCTGGAAGGCCAATCTGCAGGCCGAGGCGATGAAGGATGCGCGTCGCCGGGCCGAGGCGGCGGCGACCAACGCGGGCGCGACCCTCGGGCGGGTCAAGATCATCGATCCGTCGGGCCGAGTCTGCCAGACGGACGTCCTGGCGGGCTGGCCTTCCTATGCCGCCAGCGGCGCGGGGCAGGAAACGACGGTGGACGATATCGTGGTGACGGGCGCACGGTCGCAAGCACGCATGGAATATGCCGCGCCGCCAGCTCCGCCCCCTCCGCCCGGAGGCGGCGCGCCCAGCGAGGCGCAGATCGAGGCGGCGCGTCTGGCGCTGCAACCGCCGTTGCAGACCCTGACCGACAGCGCCTGCGTCATCTACGGACTGAACTGA
- a CDS encoding HIT domain-containing protein, giving the protein MMGFEVAPAFEAGSLAAAEWPLCHVRLQDDARFPWLILIPRVEGAVELENLSVEQRAVLMEETVRAGALVRRLGAVEKLNVGAIGNVTAQLHVHVVGRRRDDGLWPDPVWGRGPVIPYADGERARRLTIVSGG; this is encoded by the coding sequence CTGATGGGGTTCGAGGTCGCGCCCGCCTTCGAGGCGGGCTCCCTCGCCGCCGCGGAATGGCCGCTGTGCCATGTGCGGCTTCAGGACGACGCCCGCTTTCCCTGGCTGATCCTGATCCCGCGCGTCGAGGGGGCGGTGGAGCTGGAAAACCTCAGCGTCGAACAGCGAGCCGTGTTGATGGAGGAGACGGTGCGGGCCGGGGCGCTGGTTCGGCGGCTGGGTGCGGTCGAAAAACTGAACGTCGGCGCCATCGGCAATGTGACGGCGCAACTGCATGTCCATGTGGTCGGCCGCCGCCGCGACGACGGTCTCTGGCCCGATCCGGTCTGGGGTCGCGGACCGGTTATTCCGTATGCGGACGGTGAGCGGGCGCGGCGGCTGACGATCGTCTCCGGCGGCTAG
- a CDS encoding aldo/keto reductase has protein sequence MTRLVTFADGTTVPALGQGTWELGDDPAWRDEEQQALARGIDLGMTLIDTAELYGDGRSERLVGEVIAGRRDEVFLVSKVRPENASEMKMMLACEKSLERLGVERLDLYLLHWEGHVPLEETVEAFRDLVDEGMIARWGVSNLDLRAMEQLMEIEGGEDCAANQLLYNLASRGVEFDLFPWMQARDMPMMAYSPLGRGELLEQPLIRDIANRHSASPAQVALAAVLRHDGVIAIPKASSVEHVEANADALDIQFDLEDLERLDAAFPPPKHAVPLDII, from the coding sequence ATGACCCGCCTCGTCACCTTTGCGGACGGTACGACCGTTCCCGCCCTCGGCCAAGGCACCTGGGAGCTGGGCGACGACCCGGCCTGGCGCGATGAGGAGCAGCAGGCCCTGGCGCGCGGCATCGACCTGGGCATGACCCTGATCGACACGGCCGAACTGTATGGCGACGGTCGCTCGGAACGTCTGGTGGGCGAGGTCATCGCCGGACGCCGCGATGAGGTCTTTTTGGTCTCCAAGGTCCGGCCCGAGAACGCGTCGGAGATGAAGATGATGCTGGCCTGCGAGAAGTCGCTGGAACGGCTCGGCGTCGAGCGGCTGGACCTCTACTTGCTGCACTGGGAAGGCCATGTGCCGCTGGAGGAGACCGTCGAGGCCTTCCGCGACCTGGTCGACGAGGGGATGATCGCCCGCTGGGGCGTGTCGAACCTGGACCTGCGCGCCATGGAGCAGCTGATGGAGATCGAGGGGGGCGAGGACTGCGCCGCCAACCAGCTGCTCTATAATCTCGCCTCGCGCGGGGTGGAGTTCGACCTCTTTCCGTGGATGCAGGCGCGCGACATGCCGATGATGGCCTATTCGCCGCTTGGGCGGGGCGAACTGCTGGAACAGCCCCTGATCCGCGACATCGCCAATCGCCATTCCGCCAGCCCGGCCCAGGTGGCGCTGGCCGCCGTCCTGCGCCACGACGGCGTCATCGCCATCCCCAAGGCCAGTTCCGTCGAACACGTCGAGGCCAACGCCGACGCTCTGGACATCCAGTTCGACCTGGAAGACCTGGAACGGCTGGATGCGGCCTTCCCGCCCCCGAAACACGCCGTGCCGCTGGATATCATCTAG
- a CDS encoding alpha/beta fold hydrolase, whose amino-acid sequence MRTRHIKTDGLVQQVLEAGFEDDNAPLVLLIHGFPELGISWRAQVEAISQAGYHVVAPDMRGYGGTDKLAGVEAYSILHLVGDMVDLVRSLGKDSCVVIGHDWGAPVAWHCALLRPDLFTAVAGLSVPFQPRRPKGPPTAAMAAISKRAGLGDLYISRFQAPDAHLALDADSAIALRKLFYAYDGATPADRRSTGFMPEGVALLDTIADDATLPPWMSEAHFDEYVQAFSAGGFEGPLNWYRAMDLNWSLTAFVQDQKIAPPALFIVGEDDPVRHYAGGHEAGLKDWAPNLIRSVVVPGAGHWIQQERADEINCLLLNFLKGL is encoded by the coding sequence ATGCGAACCCGGCATATCAAGACCGACGGTCTGGTCCAACAGGTTCTGGAGGCCGGGTTCGAGGATGACAACGCGCCGCTGGTCCTGCTGATCCACGGTTTTCCAGAACTGGGGATCAGCTGGCGCGCCCAGGTCGAGGCGATCTCGCAGGCGGGCTATCATGTCGTCGCCCCGGACATGCGGGGCTATGGCGGGACCGACAAGCTGGCAGGTGTCGAGGCCTACTCGATCCTGCATCTGGTCGGGGACATGGTCGATTTGGTCCGGTCGCTGGGCAAGGATTCTTGCGTGGTCATAGGCCATGACTGGGGCGCGCCGGTGGCCTGGCATTGCGCCCTGCTGCGGCCGGATCTGTTCACGGCGGTCGCGGGCCTGTCGGTACCGTTCCAACCGCGCCGACCCAAGGGACCGCCCACCGCCGCCATGGCCGCCATCTCGAAACGGGCCGGGCTGGGCGACCTCTATATCAGCCGGTTCCAGGCGCCGGATGCGCACCTTGCGCTGGACGCCGATTCAGCGATAGCGCTGAGGAAACTGTTCTACGCCTACGACGGCGCGACCCCCGCCGATCGCAGATCGACCGGCTTCATGCCCGAGGGCGTGGCCCTGCTCGACACCATCGCCGACGACGCGACCCTGCCGCCATGGATGAGCGAGGCGCATTTCGATGAATATGTGCAGGCCTTTTCGGCGGGCGGGTTCGAAGGACCCCTGAACTGGTATCGGGCGATGGACCTGAACTGGTCGCTGACGGCCTTTGTTCAGGACCAAAAGATCGCCCCGCCCGCCCTGTTCATCGTGGGCGAGGACGACCCGGTGCGCCACTACGCTGGCGGGCATGAGGCGGGTCTGAAGGACTGGGCGCCCAACCTGATCCGATCCGTCGTCGTGCCGGGCGCGGGCCACTGGATTCAGCAGGAACGGGCGGACGAGATCAACTGCCTGCTGCTGAATTTCCTGAAGGGCCTCTAG
- a CDS encoding LLM class flavin-dependent oxidoreductase, producing MIPFSVLDLSPIVEGGDARRGLDETLALAQAADRLGYERFWLAEHHNMPGIASAATAIVIGHVAAGTERIRVGSGGVMLPNHAPLVVAEQFGTLETLFPGRIDLGLGRAPGTDGATARALRRYFEGADQFPRDVVELIQWFEPASENQPVRAVPGAGLRVPIWLLGSSLFSAQLAGQLGLPYAFASHFAPELLLEALALYRREFVPSDRLAKPHAMAAINVFASDTDEQGVRLSTSMQQSFARLSTGKPGKLPPPVDDITTILTPQQIAGAKGRLLYSAIGGPETVKRQLTDFIALTGVDELMVTGMMFDNAARIRSLEIVAEVRDQMATKQAA from the coding sequence ATGATCCCCTTTTCAGTTCTCGACCTTTCCCCCATCGTCGAAGGCGGCGACGCCCGACGCGGCCTGGATGAAACCCTGGCTCTGGCCCAGGCCGCCGATCGGCTCGGCTATGAGCGGTTCTGGCTGGCCGAACATCACAACATGCCCGGCATCGCCAGCGCCGCGACCGCCATCGTCATCGGTCATGTCGCGGCGGGGACCGAGCGCATCCGCGTCGGCTCCGGCGGCGTCATGCTGCCCAACCATGCGCCCCTGGTCGTCGCCGAACAGTTTGGCACGCTGGAGACCCTGTTCCCCGGCCGCATCGATCTCGGCCTTGGCCGCGCGCCCGGCACGGACGGCGCCACCGCCCGTGCGCTGCGGCGCTATTTCGAAGGCGCCGACCAGTTTCCGCGCGACGTCGTCGAACTGATCCAGTGGTTCGAACCGGCGTCCGAGAATCAGCCCGTCCGCGCCGTCCCGGGCGCCGGCCTGCGCGTGCCGATCTGGCTCTTGGGCTCCAGCCTGTTCAGCGCGCAACTGGCCGGCCAGCTCGGCCTGCCCTACGCCTTCGCCAGCCATTTCGCACCCGAACTGCTGCTGGAGGCCCTGGCGCTCTATCGCCGCGAGTTCGTCCCCTCGGACCGCTTGGCCAAGCCCCACGCCATGGCCGCGATCAATGTCTTCGCCTCCGACACGGACGAGCAGGGCGTGCGCCTGTCCACCTCGATGCAGCAGAGCTTCGCCCGCCTCTCGACCGGCAAGCCGGGCAAGCTGCCGCCGCCCGTCGACGACATCACCACGATCCTGACGCCGCAGCAGATCGCGGGCGCCAAGGGCCGCCTGCTCTATTCCGCCATCGGCGGTCCCGAGACCGTCAAGCGCCAACTGACCGACTTCATCGCCCTGACCGGCGTGGACGAACTGATGGTCACCGGCATGATGTTCGACAACGCCGCCCGCATCCGCAGCTTGGAGATCGTGGCCGAGGTGCGTGATCAGATGGCGACGAAGCAGGCGGCCTAG
- a CDS encoding ribonuclease translates to MTDTDPTKPEADCDDAREAADMGEKPDLGHKADTLIDALDGSDSGSDTRAGSLRGGSAAGTDDDPDSAKINARLAQEGLADKGAADQDDAAD, encoded by the coding sequence ATGACCGACACCGATCCCACCAAGCCCGAAGCGGATTGCGACGACGCCCGCGAAGCCGCCGACATGGGCGAAAAGCCGGATCTGGGTCACAAGGCGGATACGCTGATCGACGCCCTGGACGGCAGCGATTCGGGATCGGACACGCGGGCGGGTTCGCTGCGCGGCGGGTCGGCTGCGGGCACGGATGACGACCCCGATTCCGCCAAGATCAATGCGCGTCTGGCTCAAGAAGGGTTGGCCGATAAGGGCGCGGCGGATCAGGACGACGCCGCCGACTGA
- a CDS encoding PA-phosphatase, with product MKRAAALSAAMATLLIAGCAGAPRSALTIPTDGFLSDQAIIELADAAPPPPAQGGATDLADKAASARFVALEDGDRWLLATAHAELRPPLALQHFDCALGVRLGSAETPALDRVMARIFHDANSAAERVKARHARLRPVGDDPSRRACQTLTPAARRSASYPSGSAAVAAAYGEAFAALQPDRAEAVRRIGHEIGVSRLVCAMHYPTDVAVGERIGRDVAARAIASPSFQADMTAARAELAAARRSSLTNPGCAAERAALAIPLP from the coding sequence GTGAAGCGCGCCGCCGCCCTCAGCGCGGCGATGGCGACGCTGCTGATCGCGGGTTGCGCGGGCGCGCCTAGGTCGGCGCTTACGATCCCGACCGATGGCTTTCTAAGCGATCAGGCAATCATCGAACTGGCGGACGCCGCGCCGCCGCCTCCCGCCCAGGGGGGCGCGACGGACCTAGCGGACAAGGCGGCCTCGGCGCGGTTTGTGGCGCTGGAAGACGGCGATCGATGGCTGTTGGCGACCGCCCATGCCGAGTTGCGTCCGCCCCTGGCCCTGCAACATTTCGACTGCGCTTTGGGCGTGCGGCTGGGATCGGCCGAGACGCCTGCGCTGGACCGGGTGATGGCGCGGATCTTCCATGACGCGAACAGTGCGGCCGAACGCGTCAAGGCGCGCCACGCGCGGCTGCGGCCGGTCGGCGACGACCCCAGTCGCCGCGCCTGCCAGACCCTCACGCCGGCAGCGAGACGCAGCGCCTCCTATCCGTCCGGCAGCGCAGCGGTCGCGGCGGCCTATGGCGAGGCCTTTGCGGCGCTGCAGCCGGACCGGGCCGAGGCCGTGCGCCGGATCGGCCACGAGATCGGGGTCAGCCGCCTAGTCTGCGCCATGCATTATCCGACCGATGTCGCGGTCGGCGAACGGATCGGGCGGGACGTCGCGGCCCGCGCCATCGCCAGCCCGTCCTTCCAGGCGGACATGACGGCGGCGAGGGCCGAGCTCGCGGCCGCGCGTCGCAGCAGCCTGACCAATCCCGGCTGCGCGGCTGAGCGCGCGGCCTTGGCGATCCCCTTGCCCTGA
- a CDS encoding right-handed parallel beta-helix repeat-containing protein, giving the protein MTAALALALLTLQAPADRPCTPQEVAALTAPSTQPYRLTCQAELSGVDIRRRVLIEGAESSGASLDCGGGTIRAPGPATTAAPTIAVWSRREGDQWSRPVDVTIRNCTVVGNVRIWGMGAGGSMRDLLASSRTAGHTQAAQSAAPIRVTLDRVRFEGVGTIPLYVGPGVTRTTVTRSRFVGRSTSTAVYLDAESAGALIQDNDFDIRTGREQIAVDGSGANRIVGNRLALDGQGGVFLYRNCGEDGVIRHQTPSYNQITDNLFSGAGWLRPRAVVIGSREGGRRYCGDDRGWPFGSSADDGDGATGNLTARNIVRR; this is encoded by the coding sequence ATGACGGCGGCGCTGGCTCTCGCCCTGCTGACCCTCCAGGCCCCGGCCGACCGGCCGTGCACGCCGCAAGAGGTGGCGGCGCTGACGGCGCCGTCGACGCAGCCGTATCGCCTGACGTGCCAAGCCGAACTGTCAGGCGTCGATATCCGTCGCCGCGTGCTGATCGAGGGCGCGGAAAGCTCAGGGGCTTCACTGGATTGCGGGGGCGGGACGATCCGCGCGCCGGGCCCGGCGACGACCGCCGCCCCGACCATCGCGGTCTGGTCTCGCCGCGAGGGCGATCAGTGGTCGCGGCCGGTCGATGTGACGATCCGAAACTGCACCGTCGTCGGCAATGTGCGGATCTGGGGCATGGGAGCGGGCGGATCGATGCGCGACCTGCTGGCCTCGTCACGCACGGCCGGACACACGCAAGCGGCCCAATCCGCGGCGCCAATCCGCGTCACCTTGGATCGGGTTCGGTTCGAGGGCGTGGGGACCATTCCTCTCTATGTCGGGCCGGGGGTGACGCGCACCACCGTGACGCGGTCCCGCTTTGTGGGCCGTTCGACCTCGACCGCCGTCTATCTGGACGCCGAGAGCGCAGGGGCGCTGATCCAGGACAACGATTTCGATATCCGCACCGGGCGCGAGCAGATCGCGGTGGACGGGTCGGGCGCCAACCGCATCGTCGGCAACCGGCTGGCGCTGGACGGACAGGGCGGGGTGTTTCTGTACCGCAACTGCGGCGAGGACGGCGTGATCCGCCACCAGACGCCGTCCTATAATCAGATTACGGACAATCTGTTCAGCGGCGCGGGCTGGCTGAGGCCACGCGCGGTTGTGATCGGGTCGCGCGAGGGCGGACGACGCTATTGCGGCGACGACCGCGGCTGGCCGTTCGGCTCCAGCGCGGACGACGGCGACGGGGCCACGGGCAATCTGACGGCTCGGAACATCGTGCGGCGCTGA
- a CDS encoding M20/M25/M40 family metallo-hydrolase yields the protein MRWVLFLASLVAALGLAVLTAQTPKPLPASTPAVQFSAARAMMDVNRIARAPHPVGSAEHRQVQTYLGQRLTALGLQPSLQAGALSPAAVARLEREGGNAGGVQAVNIVGVLPGRNPALPAVAIMAHYDTSPTSPGAADDTSGVAAILEAVRAIKARGGAERTLLVLFTDAEELNLDGARAFFSEHPLRDDIGAVINLEARGGGGRAMMFETGPGNAQTIARYAQATQRATGGPSSNALAIFVYRLMPNGTDFTVAADRRLAGINLAFIGRPAQYHSPSSTPQALDQGSVQHIGSQALEMVDDLLRAPTLPQATQNAVYADVFGLFVVQHSPAIGWLLLTVGVLATAFAAWGARHVTGLRATSVVRGAADGLWLLASAVVVGQAVRVLAGPIGRRVDSADLYYTLLRRLPVLEIAVALAMLALVLMLTAGRRLLGRWGAAGVVLAAFAIAAALGGFSLPVLGATVIALALSLGRPKPQDADAVWGGWLGLIVLVLILGGGVQAAAPEAAFLLLWPGLIAALAAASTAVIGARFGSWASFAPAVVATALVGGWLLVQGHGVFLGVGMDMPGAVGPIALMIAMLVRPLAPRSGRALPIFAAASLALAVVVAVGARLVA from the coding sequence ATGCGGTGGGTGTTGTTTCTGGCGTCCCTTGTGGCGGCCCTCGGCTTGGCGGTGCTGACCGCGCAGACGCCTAAACCCCTGCCCGCCTCGACGCCTGCGGTCCAGTTCTCGGCTGCGCGCGCCATGATGGACGTGAACCGGATCGCACGAGCGCCGCATCCCGTCGGCTCTGCTGAACATCGGCAGGTTCAGACCTATCTCGGCCAAAGGCTGACGGCGCTGGGGCTTCAGCCCAGTCTCCAGGCCGGGGCCCTGTCGCCCGCCGCCGTCGCGCGGCTCGAGCGTGAGGGTGGAAATGCGGGCGGCGTTCAGGCCGTCAATATCGTCGGTGTCCTGCCGGGACGGAATCCGGCCCTGCCTGCCGTCGCCATCATGGCGCATTACGACACCTCGCCGACCTCGCCCGGCGCCGCCGACGACACCTCCGGCGTGGCCGCCATTCTGGAGGCCGTGCGCGCGATAAAGGCGCGGGGCGGGGCCGAGCGGACGCTGCTGGTCCTGTTCACCGACGCCGAGGAGCTGAATCTGGACGGGGCGCGGGCCTTCTTCAGCGAACATCCGCTGCGCGACGACATCGGCGCGGTGATCAATCTGGAGGCGCGGGGCGGCGGCGGGCGCGCCATGATGTTCGAGACCGGACCCGGCAACGCCCAGACCATCGCCCGCTATGCTCAGGCAACCCAGAGGGCGACGGGCGGGCCGTCCAGCAACGCCCTGGCCATCTTCGTCTATCGGCTGATGCCCAATGGCACGGACTTCACCGTGGCGGCGGATCGGAGGCTGGCGGGGATCAATCTGGCCTTCATCGGCCGCCCGGCGCAATACCATTCACCGTCCTCGACGCCGCAGGCGCTGGATCAGGGCAGCGTGCAGCATATCGGCTCCCAGGCGCTCGAGATGGTCGATGATCTGCTGCGGGCGCCGACCCTGCCGCAGGCGACGCAGAACGCGGTTTATGCGGATGTGTTCGGCCTGTTCGTCGTGCAGCATTCCCCGGCGATCGGCTGGCTGCTGCTGACCGTGGGAGTCCTGGCGACGGCCTTCGCCGCCTGGGGCGCGCGCCATGTCACGGGCTTGCGGGCGACGTCGGTCGTGCGGGGTGCGGCGGATGGTCTGTGGTTGTTGGCGAGCGCGGTGGTGGTGGGACAGGCGGTGCGCGTCCTGGCCGGGCCGATCGGTCGTCGCGTGGATTCGGCCGACCTCTATTACACCTTGCTGCGTCGCCTGCCGGTTCTGGAAATCGCCGTGGCCTTGGCCATGCTGGCCCTGGTTCTGATGCTGACCGCAGGGCGACGCCTGCTGGGCCGATGGGGCGCGGCCGGGGTTGTCCTGGCGGCCTTCGCGATTGCAGCGGCGCTGGGCGGTTTCAGCCTGCCGGTCCTGGGGGCGACGGTGATCGCTCTGGCGCTCAGCCTGGGGCGGCCGAAACCGCAGGACGCAGACGCCGTCTGGGGCGGCTGGCTGGGGCTGATCGTCCTGGTCCTGATCCTGGGCGGCGGGGTGCAGGCGGCGGCGCCGGAAGCCGCCTTCCTGCTGCTGTGGCCCGGTCTGATCGCCGCCCTGGCGGCCGCGTCGACGGCGGTGATCGGCGCCCGCTTCGGCTCGTGGGCGTCCTTCGCACCCGCCGTCGTCGCCACAGCCCTGGTCGGCGGGTGGTTGCTGGTTCAGGGGCACGGCGTCTTCCTGGGCGTCGGCATGGACATGCCTGGCGCGGTGGGGCCGATCGCCCTGATGATCGCGATGCTGGTCCGCCCGCTGGCGCCTCGATCGGGGCGGGCCTTGCCGATCTTCGCCGCCGCCAGCCTAGCGCTGGCTGTTGTGGTCGCCGTGGGGGCCAGGTTGGTCGCTTGA
- a CDS encoding MHYT domain-containing protein: MHHLHVNPFTVLSLAIATLGAWTALDLFNRTRDQIGATRLRWLGVAALALGVSIWSMHFIAMLGFEAEVFYDPGLTLVSFLLATTGTSAAFLTAGTAQASPLRLAPAALLMGGSIVAMHYVGMAAMRTNAVLSYQPVLVALSVLVAVAAAYAALIAARQERSLAWRAVAAVILGLAIVSMHHVGMAALILTPIADAGPVEGGASPVVLAVAVTTGAVTLLFLALGASIVDQRANVLAAVDAGGVGFWEATLPMKTTMMSGRAREILSIDADSRLGATEIGDRLSPEDLPLHRQALERALAGEGEYDQEWRLPASGRWIHLRGRLIRSRSGRPIKMSGVITDITDRREAFAALADSERLQRLLINELNHRVKNTLATVQSIAHQTARRTPDVATFTALFEARLVALSNTQNLLTAANWEHVDLRAMLAQELGPYAEEQVRLTGPAVDLNAQQTLGMGMVFHELAVNAAKYGALSNASGCVRIDWSLADGHLLLDWVESGGPAVSPPQRKGFGSVLIDSTINRSLHGSAVMTYDPDGASFSLRLPL, translated from the coding sequence TTGCACCATCTTCACGTCAATCCGTTCACCGTCCTGTCGCTGGCGATAGCGACCCTGGGCGCGTGGACGGCTCTGGATCTGTTCAATCGAACCCGCGATCAGATCGGTGCGACGCGGTTGCGTTGGCTGGGCGTCGCCGCCTTGGCCTTGGGCGTCAGCATCTGGTCGATGCATTTCATCGCCATGCTGGGGTTCGAGGCCGAAGTCTTCTATGATCCCGGCCTGACGCTGGTCTCCTTCCTGCTGGCGACGACCGGCACATCCGCGGCCTTCCTGACGGCGGGGACGGCGCAGGCCAGCCCCTTGCGACTGGCGCCGGCGGCCCTGCTGATGGGCGGGTCCATCGTCGCCATGCACTACGTCGGGATGGCGGCGATGCGGACGAACGCCGTCTTGAGTTACCAGCCCGTGCTGGTCGCCCTCTCGGTGCTGGTTGCGGTCGCCGCCGCCTATGCCGCCCTGATTGCGGCCCGCCAGGAGCGGAGCCTGGCCTGGCGCGCGGTCGCCGCCGTGATCCTGGGTCTGGCCATCGTGTCCATGCACCATGTCGGCATGGCGGCCCTGATCCTGACCCCCATCGCCGACGCCGGGCCGGTGGAGGGCGGGGCGTCGCCGGTGGTCTTGGCGGTCGCGGTGACGACCGGGGCGGTGACGTTGCTGTTTCTCGCGCTGGGGGCCTCGATCGTGGATCAGCGCGCCAATGTCCTGGCGGCCGTGGACGCGGGCGGCGTCGGCTTCTGGGAAGCGACCCTGCCGATGAAGACGACGATGATGTCAGGCCGCGCGCGCGAAATCCTGTCCATCGACGCGGACAGCCGTCTCGGAGCCACCGAGATCGGCGATCGTCTGTCGCCCGAGGATCTGCCGCTGCATCGTCAGGCGCTGGAGCGCGCCTTGGCGGGCGAGGGCGAATATGATCAGGAATGGCGTCTGCCGGCCTCTGGCCGATGGATCCATCTGAGGGGACGCCTGATCCGCAGTCGTTCGGGCCGGCCGATCAAGATGTCGGGCGTCATCACCGACATCACCGATCGCCGTGAGGCCTTCGCCGCCTTGGCCGACAGCGAACGCTTGCAGCGACTGCTGATCAACGAACTGAATCACCGGGTGAAGAACACCCTGGCCACGGTGCAGTCCATCGCCCACCAGACGGCGCGGCGCACGCCGGATGTCGCCACCTTCACCGCCCTGTTCGAGGCGCGGCTGGTGGCCCTGTCCAACACGCAGAACCTGCTGACGGCCGCGAACTGGGAGCATGTCGATCTGCGCGCCATGCTGGCTCAGGAACTGGGCCCCTATGCCGAGGAACAGGTTCGCCTGACCGGTCCGGCCGTCGATCTGAACGCGCAACAGACGTTGGGGATGGGGATGGTCTTTCACGAACTGGCGGTGAACGCCGCCAAATACGGCGCCCTGTCGAACGCCTCGGGCTGCGTGCGGATCGACTGGTCGCTTGCTGACGGCCATCTGCTGCTGGATTGGGTGGAAAGCGGCGGGCCGGCGGTGTCACCGCCTCAGCGCAAGGGCTTCGGTTCGGTGCTGATCGACTCGACGATCAACCGCTCGCTGCACGGCTCGGCGGTCATGACTTACGACCCCGATGGCGCCAGCTTCAGCCTGCGCCTTCCGCTCTAG